GCCGCAGACGCCGCCGCCGCGCCAGGCGCACCCTCTCGGCCTCGTCGGCCTCCGGATCAAAAACGGCTCCGAGATCGTCTTCAGTGACAATCCGGTGGCCGTGCCATTCGGTGGGGTCGGCCTTGGCCGCCCGGTTCCGGTGCGCCGTCCCGGAGGGCCTGTCAGTCATCGATCACCAGGACACGTGCATGCAGAATGGTCCGCTGGTGAAGCGCTGTCCGCACAGCGCGGTGCAGTCCGTCTTCCAGATACATGGTGTCCCTCCATAACACGACGTGCGGGAAAAGATCTCCGAAGAAGGTGGAGTCTTCGGCCAGCAGGGCACCCAAATCCAGGGTGCTCTTAGTGGTCACCAACTCATCCAGGCGCACCTGCCGGGGAGGAACCGCTGCCCAGTCCTTGGGTGTTACGTATCCATGGTCAGGGTAGGGGCGTCCGTCGCCAACAGCTTTGAAGATCACTTATACAGACTAGAGAAGAAGTGCACCCTTTGAAACAGCGGCGCCCGGCGGTGCGGCCGCATTCCGTTACATTACGGACACGAAGGGGACCTAAATCCGGAAATGCCGCTCCCACCAGCACCAATACTCTCGGAGTGCCGGGACGCGCCGGTTTAGGGGCTGGTGCCGGCAATGGAATACTGGCACGGTGACTTCTCCCCGCTTTGGTTTGCTGCTCGACGTCGACGGCCCCGTGGCCAGCCCGGTTTCCCGGACGGTTCCGCCGGGCATCATCAGGCACCTGGTGCAGCTGGCGGCCGCCGGCTGGCCCGTCATCTTCAACACCGGCCGCTCCGATGACTTCATCCGCAAGCAGGTCATGGAACCCATGATCGCCGCCGGGCTGTCCGCGGATACCACTGTGCATGCCATCTGCGAGAAGGGCGCCGTGTGGTTCTCCTTCACCGGAGACGGCCCCGGCGAGCCGCAGGTCGATTCGGCCCTCGCGCTTCCGCAGACCTATGCCGACGCCATCCGGGAGCTGGTGGCCGCCAAATACGGCGACCACATGTTCTACGACGAGACCAAGCGCGCCATGGTGTCGGTGGAGCAGCACGTGGACGTGGTCAACGCCGATTATCTGCGGGAGCAGCAGGAGTTCGACACCGACGCCCTGGCCCTGATGCGGAAGTTCGATCTGGGCGTGTGCCGGCTGGATCACCACGCTCCGGACAGTGACGACTCGATCGACTACCGAATCGATCCCACCATCATTTCCACCGACATTGAGGCACTGGGGGTCGGCAAGGACCTCGGCGCCCGCCGTGCCCTGTCCCTGCTGGCGGACGCCGGCACCGAGGTGCCGCACATCTGGCGAACGGTCGGGGATTCCCGGACCGACTACGCCATGGCCGACGAGCTCCATGCCCTCGGTTACGACGTCGCCCATGTGGACGTGCGCCCGGCCGACGGCGTTCCGGACAAGCTTTATCCGGTGCTCACCGCCGGCGAGCGGATCCATGAGGATGCGGGCGGAGCCTACTTTGAGCGCTGGGCGGCGATGGCCGCCGGTGAGGCATCTGACGACGACGCCGTCAGCTAGCTTCTCAGCTGACGGCTGGCCCGGCGCACCGCGGCCGTGAGCCGGTTCAGCCGCTCGGACTGGAGTGTCCAGGCCTGCCAGTACAGCACGACGTCGTGGTGTGCCCGCGTGTCGAGCAGCTCCAGCCTGCCGTCGTCGAAGTCCGATCCGACTTGGAGTTCCGGCACCATGCCCCAGCCCAGGCCGGCCCGGACGGCTGCCACGAAGGCTTCCGAGGACGGAACGATGTGCGTCGGCGGTGTGCCGGCGACGCCGTGGGATGCGAGGAAGCTGCGCTGCAGGTTGTCCTTCGAGTTGAACTGCAGCACCGGCATCGCTTCCCAGTCCACCCCGTCCGTCCGGGTGAACCGTTCCCGAAGTGCCGGGGCAGCCGCTGGAACGTAGCGCATGGCTCCCAGCCGCACGGCCCGGCAGCCGTTCACCGGCGACAGATCCGAGGTCACCGCGCCCAGCACGTCGCCCTGCCGCAGCAGCTTGCTGCTGTGGTCCTGGTCCTCCACATGCAGGTCCAGCGTGGTGTCGGTCCAGCCGGCAGCCTCCTCGAGCAGCGGCAGGAACCACGTGGCGAGGGAATCAGCGTTCACGGCCACGGGTGTGGCGGTCACTGCCGACCCCGCCGAACCCAAAGCTTCGCGCGCCTCGGCTTCGAGCAGCTGCACCTGCCGGGCCAGGCGCAGCAGCGCGGACCCGGCGTCGGTCGGGGTGCAGGGCACGGCGCGCCGCACCACAACCTGTCCCGCCGACTTCTCCAGTGCCTTGATCCGCTGGCTGACCGCGGAGGGGCTGATGTGCAGACGGTCCGCGGCAGCCTCGAAGGTGCCCTCATCGATGACGGCGGCCAGTGCGCGCAGGTGTTCAAAGTTCATGAAGAAAATCTAATGCATGCGCAGAATCTTTCGTTTGCCTGTGCCCTGCTCGCGGAACTACCGTCGAATCCATGTTGAGCATTTGGGGCACCGGGTTACTGACCGGGCTGGGACTGATCGTGGCCATCGGGGCGCAGAACGCGTTTATCCTGCGGCAGGGTATTCGCCGCGAGCACATCGCCGCGGTGGTGGTGCTCTGCGCGGTGAGCGACGCGGTCCTGATCCTGGCGGGTACGGCGGGCATCGGTGCTCTGGTCGAAAGCTTCCCCCGAATCCTGGACATCCTGCGCTGGGGCGGGGCGGCGTACCTCACCTGGTTTGCGGTGAGGTCCTTCATCTCCGCCGCGAAACCCGCCGCGCTGACCGGTCAGGCGCCACGCTCCCGCGGCTCCGTCATCAGCACCACGCTGGCGCTGACGTTCCTGAACCCGCACGTCTATCTGGACACCGTGGTTTTGCTGGGCAGCCTGGCCAATCAGTTCGGCGAGTCGGCACGATGGATTTTCGCTGCCGGGGCCGTCCTGGGCAGCGTCCTGTGGTTCACCGGCCTCGGTTACGGCGCACGCGCCTTGTCCGGACCCCTGAGCAGGCCGCGGACCTGGCAGGTGCTGGACCTGCTGATCGGCGTGGTGATGCTCGCCCTGGCGGTGAAACTGGTGCTGGGCTGACGCCGCGTCACTTGCTGTACAGGCTCGGTAAACGTGTCGCAGCAAGACGTTATGTGACGCCAACGCCACGGTGCGCTCCGATAAAGCTGCAGGTCAGAAGCGGTACGGGCGTCAACCGCGTAACAATTGCTACTCACTTGACAGCGTCCGGGTGTAGCTTCGCAACCATGACTGCGATCCCCGCCTCCATCCCCGTTTTGGACCTGAGCACCGCCCGCAACTCCGACGGTTCCTTCAACGCCGACTTCATATCTGCGCTGCGTGATGCCACCCACCGCATCGGCTTTTTCCAGTTGGTTGGCTACGGCACCGGTGAATCCAAGTGGGAGGATCTCTTCGACGTCACCAAGCGCTTTTTTGACCTGCCGCTGGAGAACCGGCTGGCGCTGGACAACCGCAAGTCCCCGCATTTCCGCGGCTACACCCGCCTGGGCACCGAGTTGACCCAGGGCCGACCGGACTCACGCGAGCAGATCGATTTCGGCCCGGAACGCGAACCTGTTGCGGATTACCCGGCCGATCAGCCGTTCTGGCTGGTTCAGGGACCCAACCTCTTTCCCGACGAGGTCCTTCCCGAGCTGCGGGAGAAGTCCATGGAATGGGCAGAACTCATGTCCGAGGTGGGTGCGGAGCTGCTCAGTGCCATCGCCGTATCCCTCGAGCTGCCCGAGGACCATTTTGCCGAACCGTTCGAAGGCTCTCCGGCCTGGATGGCCAAGCTGGCCCACTATGTTGGCGGCGAGGTCCAGGAAGCCGGCACCCAGGGCGTGGGCACGCACGCAGACTATGGTTTTGTGACGCTGCTGCTGCAGGATTCCGTGGGCGGGCTGGAGGTGCGCCCGCACGAGTCGGACACCTGGATTCCGGTGGAACCGATCCCCGGGGCGCTCGTCGTCAACCTGGGTGAAATGCTCGAAGTGGCCACCCAGGGTTACCTCTCCGCCACCATCCACCGCGTCACGGCTCCGGCGCCGGGTGTGGACCGCTACGCCATTCCGTTCTTCTGGTCCCCGCGGCTGGACGCCGTCATCGACCCGGTGGAGCTGCCCGCCGAACTCGCGGCGCAGTCCCGCGGCATCTCCGATGACCCGGAAAACCCCATGCTGGCGTCCTACGGATCCAACGTCCTGAAGGGATGGCTGCGCGCGCATCCCCAGGTGGCCAAGCTGCATCACCCGGAGCTGCTCGCCTCGAAATAGGCCCGGAGCACGACGGCGCCGCCCTGGCTGGTTGCCGGGCGGCGCCGTCGTGCGTTGGGCACGAGGAGGCTAGGCCTGGCTGAGCTTCCTGCCCTTGCGGTACGCACCCGTCGATCTGAAGTACGCGTTTGACGGCTTCAGGAACAGCAGCACCGCTGCTGCCAGCGACAGGAGGACGGATGCCAGCGTCACCCACGCTGTCTCGTAGACCGTCACGAGGCTCGCGAAGAACTGCACGCGCGTGTTCAGCGTGGTGAAAATGACGACGACGACCAGGACTATCCGAGGCCACCCGAGGCCCATTCGCGACAGCATGGCGATAGCTGCGAGGATGACGGCGGTAATCACACCTGACCAGACATAACCGGAGATTTCCCCGCCCACCCAGATGGGAACGTTGTCCGGCCCCAGCCCGTTCTCGATGAAGGATTTATGCTCCTCCTTGTTCACGGCCCAGATCCCCACGGGTATCCGAATGAGCACCAAAGCTGCTGCCGCGAGCAGCAGCCAGAAGGCGGCTTCCACTGTCGTCGGGCGCGCAGGAGCTATTGCAGGCACTGCCGGCCGGTCTCCCGCATAAGGATTATTGGTGGCGTCCTGCACCATTTTCTCGGACAGGCTTCCCCATAAAGCTGGCTGATTCCGCGGCGGATTCGCCGCGGCGGTAAGTAGCCTGTCCGAAAGCATGCTTATTTTTTGTGGAAGCATCAACCCCAGGTTAGCAAGGGACCTGTCGGGGCGTTTATATGCGGTCGTTCCCCTTTGGTGCCCGCCGGACTTCGAAGCCTTTACCGCTGGTCGTCGGCGGATATTTTTCGGCGTCGGTCTTCTTGAATCTGAGCAGAAGCAATGGGACAGCCACAAGAAATACAACCGTTGCGGTCACGACAATAAACAATGCGGTTTCGGGTTCCATGGTTAGCCCTTCACTCGTGGTTTACCAGTACTCAATGCACAGTACGCGGAGGCGCTCAAGACCAACGATGCAGATCGTTCAAGGCAGCCCCCTCGCTGCAGAAGCCCCACCCCGAGGGGGAGCCTTCCCTGGGGCGTTCGCGCATCCCGTATGCTCGACGCCGTTGCGTGCTGCCACCTCACGCCATGGTTGTTGACCGGTCAGGATTTTTGTGTAATCGTTTACGCATATTCGTTGTCAAACTCAAAGGAGAGCTATGCCCACGCCAGTAATTCTCGATTGCGACCCCGGCCACGACGATGTCTTCGCGATATGGCTGGCAGCGGGCAATCCCTCAATTGACCTGTTGGCGGTCACCACCGTCAGTGGAAACGGATACATCGAGCACACAACTCACAACGCGCGCGTGGCTCTGACGGTAGCGGGAATAGACAGCGTCCCTGTAGCGGCTGGAGCGGCCGATCCACTCAAGCGGAAACTTACCCCCGGAGCGTGGATTCATGGAGACAACGCTTTGGGCGGACCCGAGCTGCCGAGCCCTACCGTCCCACAGGATCCGAGGACCGCTTTGGATCTCATGTCCGACGTCCTAGAAAGCGCAGCGGAACCAGTCACGCTGATTCCGACCGGCCCCTTGACAAACATTGCCGTGTTGCTGCAAGCACGACCCGACCTCGTCTCTCAAATCAAAGAGATCGTTTGGATGGGTGGTTCCACGGGACGCGGAAACGTCGGGGCATACCCGGAGTTCAATGCCTGGGCAGATCCGGAGGCGGCAGACATCGTTGTCCGATCTGGACTGCCTCTGACGATGGTCGGGTTGAACATCTCGCACCAAGCGTTGGTAACGGAACAAGTTATCCGCAGCATCGCTGCGGTTGGAAACCGCACCAGCGCTTTCGGCGTCGAACTGCTTCGTTACTTCTGCAGCTCGTATGAAAAGGTGGAAGGCATGCCTGCGGGCCCGCTGCACGACCCCATCACTGTGGCCCTGGTCATCGATCGGGCTGTCGCGACGATCACGAGATCCCACGTTGATATCGAGACGAAGGGGGAACACACCGCAGGGGCGACGTGCGTCGATCTTCACAACATGCTGGGCCGGGAACCTAACGTTGACATAGCCACAACCCTGGACGTGGACCGATTTTGGAACCTCATTACAAGCACTCTTTCGGAGCTGGCCTAGCTGGATGCGGCCTCGGCGTCGGCGTTCTCCGTCTCCGGGGCCGGTACGCCGCCGGTGGATGCAGCCGCCCTAAGAGACGGGGACAGCCTGCTGAACATGACCGGTGCGTCCCGATCTGCGATCCTTCGGACCAGGGCGCGCACCGTTTCCCGGGCCAAAGAAGCAAATGGCTGCTCAATAGTGGTCAGCATCGGGTCGCAGATATTTGCCAGCATGGTCCCGTCGAACCCGGTAATCAAGACATCTTCAGGTATCGATAGACCGGCCTTTTTCAGCCCAATCACCAAGCCGGTAGCGATGAGATCGTCACCGGCAATGACCGCTTCCGCCATGGACCCCCGCGTAGCCAACTGCTGCGCTGCCCGCTGGCCAAATTCGAGCGTGAACTCATCCAGGATCGGATCCTGCATCACCATCCCCATCCGTGTTGCCTCACGTTCATAGGCCTCCCGGCGTTCTCTGCCCGCTGACGTGGTGGAATCCGAAGCGACCAGCACGACTTCCCTCACTCCGTGCGAATTGAGATGCTCCATAAGCAGGCTCATTCCCCTGCTGTTATCCACACCTACATAGTCGACTGCTACGCCCTCCACCCGTCGATCGAGTTGTACAAGCGGAGTTGTACGCGCCGCATCTTGGAGAGCAGGCGCTGACTCCTCTGCATCCGAAGGGACCACAATGATCCCCTCCACCCTCCGTTCAACGAGCATCCGCAGCCGCCCCTTCTCCCGGAGGGTCTCCCCGTGCGAATCCGCTATCAACAGATCCAAACCATGATCAAGCAGCTCAGCCTCAAGGTGATGGACCAGCTGACCGAAGAAGGGATTACTGATGACCGGAACGACCACCCCGACAGTTCGTCCGGTGCCTTCCCTCAGCGCTCTGCCGAAAACATTGACCCGATAGCCCAGCCTTGAGGCAACGCGAACCACATGGGCCGTGGTCTGCTTCGAGACGCGGCTCTTCCCCGTCAGCGCCCTCGATGCGGTGGCGATGGAAACGCCTGCGGCATCGGCGACATCCTGCAGCGTAACGGGATCCTTCGCCATGTCCCCTCCTTCGTTCCGGTCCTTTGACCCTATCGATAAATGTGAAACGTCTTGCCCGATCCAGAACTCAACGGTACTTTGTGTGTAATGGATTACGCATCTTCTTGCGTTTCTCCCTCAGAGTCCTTCACCAACACAACGAAGTGGAACATGTCGAACATCGCAGATACGGTCACTACCGTTGCCCCTCCCCGCAGTGAGCGCCGGACTGTCGTCGCGCTGATGGTGGCCTTGCTTTCGGCCTGCCTGGCGTTCCAGCTCAATGCCAGCATGCTCAGTCCAGCTCTTGTAACCATGGAGCGGGCGCTTGATGCCACGGGTGCACAGATTGCATCCACCCAGACCGCATTTTTTACGGCGGCAGCACTATTTACTCTTTTCCTCCCGCGTTTGGGAGACCTCGTTGGACGGCGACGCGTAATGGTCGGCATGTTGCTGACCATGGCAGCGGGTTGTGTGATCGCAGCGTGCGCCACAACGGTGCCCATGCTCTATGTGGGGCGTTTGGTGCAGGGAGCATCCGGACCAGTCGTTCCGCTCTGCCTCCTGATGCTCCGTTCTGTAGTCAAGGACCCCAAAACCTATGGAACCCTTATGGGTGTGGTTGCAGCGGTAAATGGTGGAATTGCCGGAGTGGATGCCCTTCTCGGGGGCTACCTAGCCACGAACCATGGCTTCGAGTCGATCTTTTGGACCATGGCGGGCGTCGCGCTCATATCGTCTCTTCTGGTAAAGCTGCTTGCCCCCGAGTCCAAGGCCGGCACCCCCGGCCGGATGGACTGGACTGGGTCCGCGTTCCTTGTTATTGCTATAGGTTCGATGCTCATTGCGCTGAATGAGCTCGGCAAGCTCAAGGCCGCGAATTCCGCACTTGTCCTGATGCTGGCCGTTTTGGCTGTGGTGTCTTTCGTTTTCTTCCTGAGGACTGAGTCCCGATCTCCCCATGCACTGGTCCCCACCCACCAGCTCAAACAACGTTCGACATGGGCACTTTTCACCACATCGTTACTGACATTGTCAGGGGTCTTCGCCGTGATGAACGGTATTGTTCCCGCCATTGCGCAGAACACCGAAGTCGGCCTCGGCATGAGTGCTGAAGAAGTGTCTTGGTGGGTCCTCATGCCTTACGCCCTCGCCGGACTCCTGGTGGGTCCATTCGCGGGCCGGTTGGCAGCCTCAATTGGATATCGAACCATGCTGCGTATCGGGCTCGCGGGAACAATTATCGGCATTCTCATGTTTGTCGCCACGCTTGGCTCCAATTCGAGAATCGTTCTGCTGCTGCTTTCCGTTGCAGTGGGAATCACTTATGCCGGAATTGCCAACATTATGCTGAATGGATTGGGGATCGTCCTCTCTCCCACGGAAAATCCGGGTTCCCTTCCCGGACTCAACACCGGAGGTATCAACCTTGGTGCCGGTCTGAGTTTTGTGGCTATCTACACTGCACAGACCCTCTTCACTCCGGACGACGGTGCCGTGGCACCGGGGTTCATCGCCGGGCTCGCTACTGGGGCACTCATCCTCATCGGTGCGTTGGTTATGTCTTTCCTGATTCCTCGCCCGTCAGCAGCGGAAGTGCGCTGAGCAATACCATAAAGACAGGTCGACCGCCTCCGGAAATCCTCGCTGCCAGGGAAAATCCGGTGCGCGGCCGCGGCGTTTGCGGCACACTGGTCCCGTGGACGTAAACCCCTGGGTGCTGCACGTTGACCTCGACCAGTTCATTGCGGCGGTCGAGGTGCTCCGGCGCCCGGAACTTGCAGGCAAGCCGGTCATTGTCGGCGGCCGCGGAGACCCCACGGAACGGGCCGTCGTCTCCACCGCTTCCTATGAAGCGCGGGCCTTCGGGGTCGGGTCCGGCATGCCGCTGCGGATCGCGGCCCGGAAAGTGCCCGACGCCGTGATCCTCCCAGTCGACGCTGAAGCCTACCTCGCGGCGTCGGACGCGGTGATGGCTGCGCTGCGCAGCCAGCCCGGCGCCGTCGTGCAGGTTCTGGGGTGGGACGAAGCCTTCGTGGGAGCCGAGACCGAGGATCCGGAAACCTACGCCCGCCAGATCCAGGCGGATGTCCTGGAGCAGACCCAGCTGCACTGCAGCGTGGGCATCGGCGACACCCTGATCCGGGCCAAGAACGCCACCGATTTCGGCAAACCGGCCGGCGTTTTTCGCCTGACCACCGAAAACTGGCTCGAGGTGATGGGAGAGCGGCCGACTAAGGACCTGTGGGGCGTCGGCAACAAAATCTCCGGCCGGCTGGCCAAGCTCGGCATCACCACCGTCGAGGAACTCGCTGCGTCGGATCCCTCGACGCTGGTTCCCGAGTTCGGACCCAAGATGGGGCCCTGGTACGCACAGCTCGGCCGTGGCGACGGCACCAGCACCGTGGATGACACCCCCTGGGTTGCGCGCGGGCACAGCCGCGAAACCACCTTCCAGCAAAACCTCACCGAGCCGGATCAGGTGCACAGTGCCGTGCGGGAGTTGGCGGCGCAGGTGCTGAAGGACGTGGAAGCCGAGGGCCGGCCGGTGATCGGGCTGACGCTCAAGGTCCGGTATTCGCCATTCACCACCAAGACGCACGCCCGGAAGATTCCGGAGACGTTCGACCGGGAGGATGTCTTCGCGCGGGCCCTGGATCTGTCCGGCGCGATCGAACCCGGCCGCCCCATCCGGCTTCTGGGCCTGCGGGCTGAAATGGCGATGCCCGACGACGCCCGCAAGGGACACACGCCCACGCGCGGCGGCTGGTGAACCCGCTCAGGCAGGGCTAATCCAGCAAGAGGACCATCAGCCCTCGCCCGCGGGAATCCGCCACGACGACGCGCTGCGTTTTGAGCGCGCGCCCGCCACGAGCAGAAGCG
This genomic interval from Arthrobacter citreus contains the following:
- a CDS encoding LysR family transcriptional regulator ArgP, translating into MNFEHLRALAAVIDEGTFEAAADRLHISPSAVSQRIKALEKSAGQVVVRRAVPCTPTDAGSALLRLARQVQLLEAEAREALGSAGSAVTATPVAVNADSLATWFLPLLEEAAGWTDTTLDLHVEDQDHSSKLLRQGDVLGAVTSDLSPVNGCRAVRLGAMRYVPAAAPALRERFTRTDGVDWEAMPVLQFNSKDNLQRSFLASHGVAGTPPTHIVPSSEAFVAAVRAGLGWGMVPELQVGSDFDDGRLELLDTRAHHDVVLYWQAWTLQSERLNRLTAAVRRASRQLRS
- a CDS encoding DNA polymerase IV, with protein sequence MLHVDLDQFIAAVEVLRRPELAGKPVIVGGRGDPTERAVVSTASYEARAFGVGSGMPLRIAARKVPDAVILPVDAEAYLAASDAVMAALRSQPGAVVQVLGWDEAFVGAETEDPETYARQIQADVLEQTQLHCSVGIGDTLIRAKNATDFGKPAGVFRLTTENWLEVMGERPTKDLWGVGNKISGRLAKLGITTVEELAASDPSTLVPEFGPKMGPWYAQLGRGDGTSTVDDTPWVARGHSRETTFQQNLTEPDQVHSAVRELAAQVLKDVEAEGRPVIGLTLKVRYSPFTTKTHARKIPETFDREDVFARALDLSGAIEPGRPIRLLGLRAEMAMPDDARKGHTPTRGGW
- a CDS encoding type II toxin-antitoxin system VapB family antitoxin; protein product: MIFKAVGDGRPYPDHGYVTPKDWAAVPPRQVRLDELVTTKSTLDLGALLAEDSTFFGDLFPHVVLWRDTMYLEDGLHRAVRTALHQRTILHARVLVIDD
- a CDS encoding isopenicillin N synthase family dioxygenase; amino-acid sequence: MTAIPASIPVLDLSTARNSDGSFNADFISALRDATHRIGFFQLVGYGTGESKWEDLFDVTKRFFDLPLENRLALDNRKSPHFRGYTRLGTELTQGRPDSREQIDFGPEREPVADYPADQPFWLVQGPNLFPDEVLPELREKSMEWAELMSEVGAELLSAIAVSLELPEDHFAEPFEGSPAWMAKLAHYVGGEVQEAGTQGVGTHADYGFVTLLLQDSVGGLEVRPHESDTWIPVEPIPGALVVNLGEMLEVATQGYLSATIHRVTAPAPGVDRYAIPFFWSPRLDAVIDPVELPAELAAQSRGISDDPENPMLASYGSNVLKGWLRAHPQVAKLHHPELLASK
- a CDS encoding nucleoside hydrolase, with product MPTPVILDCDPGHDDVFAIWLAAGNPSIDLLAVTTVSGNGYIEHTTHNARVALTVAGIDSVPVAAGAADPLKRKLTPGAWIHGDNALGGPELPSPTVPQDPRTALDLMSDVLESAAEPVTLIPTGPLTNIAVLLQARPDLVSQIKEIVWMGGSTGRGNVGAYPEFNAWADPEAADIVVRSGLPLTMVGLNISHQALVTEQVIRSIAAVGNRTSAFGVELLRYFCSSYEKVEGMPAGPLHDPITVALVIDRAVATITRSHVDIETKGEHTAGATCVDLHNMLGREPNVDIATTLDVDRFWNLITSTLSELA
- a CDS encoding MFS transporter, with the translated sequence MDYASSCVSPSESFTNTTKWNMSNIADTVTTVAPPRSERRTVVALMVALLSACLAFQLNASMLSPALVTMERALDATGAQIASTQTAFFTAAALFTLFLPRLGDLVGRRRVMVGMLLTMAAGCVIAACATTVPMLYVGRLVQGASGPVVPLCLLMLRSVVKDPKTYGTLMGVVAAVNGGIAGVDALLGGYLATNHGFESIFWTMAGVALISSLLVKLLAPESKAGTPGRMDWTGSAFLVIAIGSMLIALNELGKLKAANSALVLMLAVLAVVSFVFFLRTESRSPHALVPTHQLKQRSTWALFTTSLLTLSGVFAVMNGIVPAIAQNTEVGLGMSAEEVSWWVLMPYALAGLLVGPFAGRLAASIGYRTMLRIGLAGTIIGILMFVATLGSNSRIVLLLLSVAVGITYAGIANIMLNGLGIVLSPTENPGSLPGLNTGGINLGAGLSFVAIYTAQTLFTPDDGAVAPGFIAGLATGALILIGALVMSFLIPRPSAAEVR
- a CDS encoding LacI family DNA-binding transcriptional regulator; translated protein: MAKDPVTLQDVADAAGVSIATASRALTGKSRVSKQTTAHVVRVASRLGYRVNVFGRALREGTGRTVGVVVPVISNPFFGQLVHHLEAELLDHGLDLLIADSHGETLREKGRLRMLVERRVEGIIVVPSDAEESAPALQDAARTTPLVQLDRRVEGVAVDYVGVDNSRGMSLLMEHLNSHGVREVVLVASDSTTSAGRERREAYEREATRMGMVMQDPILDEFTLEFGQRAAQQLATRGSMAEAVIAGDDLIATGLVIGLKKAGLSIPEDVLITGFDGTMLANICDPMLTTIEQPFASLARETVRALVRRIADRDAPVMFSRLSPSLRAAASTGGVPAPETENADAEAASS
- a CDS encoding LysE/ArgO family amino acid transporter, whose amino-acid sequence is MLSIWGTGLLTGLGLIVAIGAQNAFILRQGIRREHIAAVVVLCAVSDAVLILAGTAGIGALVESFPRILDILRWGGAAYLTWFAVRSFISAAKPAALTGQAPRSRGSVISTTLALTFLNPHVYLDTVVLLGSLANQFGESARWIFAAGAVLGSVLWFTGLGYGARALSGPLSRPRTWQVLDLLIGVVMLALAVKLVLG